One genomic window of Pseudomonadales bacterium includes the following:
- a CDS encoding glycosyltransferase family 4 protein: MPTLLIIGYVWPEPESSAAGYRMMALLQAFLDQGWKITFASPAERTPHKADLNTLGVDEVAIVLNCSSFDNFVSELAPNVVLFDRFMMEEQFGWRVENNCPSALRILDTEDLSSLRYSRQEAFKRDGVINPPLTPELLFTDNARREIAAILRCDLTLMISEVETDLLTRFFKVDPCLLLYLPFMLKEVNIVEKGQLPPFIQRESFIAIGNYRHLPNWDAVQYLKESIWPLIRQQLPQAELHIHGAYPPKKATQLHSKQEGFLIKGWAPDVTEVMRQAKVNLAPLRFGAGLKGKLLDAMRCGTPSVTTSIGAEGMAGNLPLGGEITDNPDVFAERAVALYTQPEQWYQAQSNGFNVLDARFNYNYHARKLLKKIDELINNLTIHRQNNFTGSILRHHSMKSTKYMSKWIEEKNKNQR; the protein is encoded by the coding sequence ATGCCTACTCTTCTCATTATTGGTTACGTTTGGCCGGAGCCTGAATCCAGCGCTGCAGGCTACCGGATGATGGCTTTACTGCAAGCATTTCTGGATCAGGGCTGGAAGATAACCTTTGCCAGCCCTGCCGAGAGAACACCACATAAAGCAGATTTAAACACGCTTGGAGTTGATGAGGTAGCTATCGTTTTAAATTGCTCAAGTTTTGACAACTTCGTCAGTGAGCTTGCGCCTAATGTCGTGCTGTTCGACCGCTTTATGATGGAAGAGCAATTTGGCTGGCGTGTCGAAAATAATTGTCCCTCTGCACTGCGTATTTTGGACACCGAAGACCTGTCCAGCCTTCGCTACTCTCGTCAGGAAGCATTTAAACGTGACGGCGTAATCAACCCGCCATTAACACCGGAGCTGTTGTTTACGGACAATGCCCGGCGTGAGATAGCTGCCATTTTACGTTGCGATCTTACCCTGATGATATCTGAAGTTGAGACTGACCTTCTCACCCGTTTTTTCAAAGTAGATCCCTGCTTGCTTTTATACCTCCCATTTATGCTGAAAGAAGTCAATATTGTAGAGAAAGGCCAGCTCCCACCTTTTATTCAGCGTGAATCGTTCATTGCCATTGGTAACTATCGCCACTTGCCCAACTGGGATGCTGTCCAGTACCTGAAGGAATCCATATGGCCCCTTATTCGCCAGCAACTTCCCCAAGCCGAACTGCATATTCATGGCGCTTACCCACCTAAAAAAGCTACTCAACTACACAGCAAACAGGAAGGGTTTCTTATAAAAGGCTGGGCGCCAGATGTAACTGAAGTCATGCGACAGGCAAAGGTGAATCTGGCACCCCTAAGGTTTGGCGCAGGGCTCAAGGGAAAATTACTGGACGCCATGCGTTGCGGAACACCTTCCGTCACCACAAGCATTGGCGCTGAAGGTATGGCAGGGAACTTACCCTTGGGAGGCGAAATAACAGACAATCCTGACGTATTTGCAGAACGTGCTGTTGCGCTCTACACACAACCCGAACAATGGTATCAAGCGCAAAGCAATGGCTTCAATGTCCTGGACGCGAGATTCAACTATAACTACCACGCCCGGAAACTGCTGAAAAAAATTGACGAATTGATCAACAACCTGACTATCCACCGACAGAACAATTTTACCGGCAGTATATTGCGTCACCATAGTATGAAGAGCACAAAATACATGTCTAAATGGATAGAGGAAAAAAACAAGAATCAGCGCTAA
- a CDS encoding glutamate--tRNA ligase: MTVRTRIAPSPTGDPHVGTAYIALFNMMFARQHNGEFILRIEDTDQTRSTAESEQAIFDSLRWLGLDWSEGPDIGGEYGPYRQSERKDIYRQYAEELVVKGYAFRCYRTAEELEQLRAILKEQGLNRALKPCDLQLPEDEQVKRETEGQPYVIRMNVPVEGKVDIEDLLRGNMELDWALVDAQILLKSDGMPTYHLANVVDDHLMKITHVLRGEEWINSAPKHKLLYDYFGWDMPVLCHLPLLRNPDKSKLSKRKNPTSIMFYQRMGYLPEALINYLGRMGWSMPDEREKFTLQDMQDNFDIQRVSLGGPVFDVEKLSWLNGLWIREDLSPQQLLERLQQWGLNDDYLLQIIPHAQQRIETLSDFMPLTGLYFSGQMPITESAFADIKMSSDELLKALQFALWRLEALRHWERDLIFTEMKNLADVLGIKLKDFFTPLFIAIAGTTASISVIDSMAILGPDMTRARVRHAVEVLGGVGKKKLKALEKAYSLL, encoded by the coding sequence ATGACCGTCCGCACCCGTATTGCTCCTTCGCCAACGGGCGATCCACACGTAGGCACTGCCTATATAGCACTTTTTAATATGATGTTTGCCAGGCAACACAACGGCGAATTCATTCTTCGCATCGAAGATACAGATCAGACTCGCAGCACTGCCGAATCAGAGCAGGCTATTTTTGACTCGTTGCGCTGGTTGGGACTGGACTGGTCTGAAGGCCCGGATATTGGCGGTGAGTACGGACCGTACCGGCAAAGTGAGAGAAAAGATATTTACCGTCAGTACGCAGAGGAGTTAGTTGTTAAAGGATATGCCTTTCGATGTTACCGCACAGCTGAAGAACTGGAACAGTTACGTGCCATTCTGAAAGAACAGGGCCTCAACCGGGCGCTGAAACCTTGTGACCTGCAGTTACCGGAAGACGAGCAGGTAAAGCGTGAAACAGAGGGACAACCCTACGTTATTCGCATGAATGTTCCTGTTGAGGGAAAAGTGGATATCGAAGACTTGCTCAGAGGCAATATGGAGCTCGACTGGGCGCTTGTGGATGCCCAAATTCTGCTTAAATCTGATGGCATGCCCACCTATCATCTGGCGAATGTCGTAGACGATCATCTGATGAAGATTACTCACGTGTTGCGTGGGGAAGAGTGGATCAACTCGGCGCCGAAGCACAAACTGCTTTACGACTACTTTGGCTGGGATATGCCGGTATTATGCCATCTGCCACTATTACGGAATCCAGACAAGTCAAAACTCAGTAAACGAAAAAACCCTACCAGCATCATGTTCTATCAGCGCATGGGGTATTTGCCCGAAGCATTGATTAACTATCTTGGTCGTATGGGCTGGTCAATGCCGGATGAACGCGAGAAGTTTACACTTCAGGATATGCAAGATAATTTTGATATCCAGCGCGTCAGTTTAGGTGGGCCGGTGTTTGATGTGGAGAAATTGAGCTGGTTGAATGGCTTGTGGATTCGTGAGGACCTCAGCCCACAACAGTTACTGGAGAGGCTTCAACAATGGGGCTTAAATGATGATTATCTGTTGCAGATTATCCCTCATGCCCAACAGCGGATAGAAACACTCAGTGATTTCATGCCATTGACGGGCTTGTACTTTTCCGGACAAATGCCAATAACAGAGTCAGCATTTGCCGATATTAAGATGTCGAGTGACGAGTTGCTAAAAGCGCTTCAGTTTGCTCTCTGGCGGCTTGAAGCATTACGTCATTGGGAAAGAGACCTTATCTTTACGGAAATGAAAAATCTGGCTGATGTACTGGGGATAAAACTGAAAGATTTCTTCACCCCGTTATTCATTGCAATAGCAGGAACCACCGCATCCATATCTGTTATTGATTCAATGGCAATACTTGGGCCGGATATGACCAGAGCTCGGGTGCGCCATGCTGTTGAAGTGCTCGGTGGCGTAGGTAAAAAGAAACTCAAAGCACTGGAAAAAGCCTACAGCCTGCTTTGA
- a CDS encoding EAL domain-containing protein yields the protein MTLFRQLIVAVLALFLVLYAGNVVVSLHNTQLLVSEQMRVHAQDTATSLGLSMTQAARDNDVATLDTLFNAISDSGYFQRVFFTDLSGEVVIDRTFPVAIESVPDWFIHFVELAHSEGKASVTSGWIQLGEVTVISHPGQAYLKLWQATLTQLGWFALVTVMVCLLAYGALRIILNPLRLVERQADAICEREFELQETLPRTRELRRVVEAMNRMSSRLKSVFAEQLALINHFRQQSSTDSLTGLSNRSDFDARLNSFVNPETGSHAGALMIIAMQGLDKVNSVVGRAEGNALLKAMADQLQRILEVYPNSLVARRQGPQFGVFVPDVEQEGAEQLAEELFRQVQVVNCSHDECDLYFNMGFSFHPEISNGPEMLSEADVALRQAFSEGVNQWCRFSDVNDGEAPILDKPLNGWRSFLETCIAEQQLALFFQPVFAGDAQTRIGQEIFIRFKNGDDLVSAGVVIPIAERLGLMPRLDLLILENLVNIHRSTALAGKVVVNLSITSIQDNDFLQSLENLLSANNSLAQVLIVEIAEYSMSVDPGHMRDLQKLLARHGAALAIDHFGLRSAAFGYLGSLPLHHLKIHRSFTRQLEQNPDNQFYINSLRQLAQNSSMQLWVEGVETSAELQQLQEIGVDAMQGYLLGKPLPGDC from the coding sequence GTGACTTTATTTCGTCAGCTTATTGTTGCCGTTCTGGCTCTTTTCCTGGTGCTCTATGCCGGTAATGTCGTGGTGAGTCTGCACAATACCCAGTTGCTGGTGAGTGAACAGATGCGGGTTCACGCTCAGGATACAGCCACATCTCTGGGATTATCCATGACCCAGGCCGCACGCGATAACGATGTTGCGACGCTGGATACTCTGTTTAATGCGATCTCTGACAGTGGTTATTTTCAGCGAGTATTTTTCACTGATCTGTCAGGTGAGGTGGTGATTGATCGAACCTTTCCTGTTGCTATTGAAAGTGTGCCTGACTGGTTTATTCATTTTGTTGAATTGGCTCACTCAGAGGGTAAAGCGAGTGTTACTTCGGGCTGGATTCAGCTAGGAGAGGTAACGGTTATCAGTCACCCCGGTCAGGCTTACCTGAAGCTCTGGCAGGCCACATTGACGCAGTTGGGGTGGTTTGCGCTGGTCACCGTTATGGTTTGCTTGCTGGCTTACGGTGCATTGAGGATTATTTTAAATCCCTTGCGGCTGGTTGAACGACAAGCCGATGCTATATGTGAACGTGAGTTCGAGCTACAGGAAACATTACCTCGAACACGGGAGCTGCGGCGTGTGGTTGAAGCTATGAACCGTATGTCTTCTCGACTGAAAAGTGTGTTCGCTGAACAGCTTGCGCTGATTAATCACTTCCGTCAGCAGTCCTCGACTGACTCCCTTACCGGCCTTTCTAACCGGTCAGACTTTGATGCCCGTTTGAACAGTTTTGTGAACCCGGAAACAGGTTCCCATGCCGGGGCTTTGATGATTATTGCCATGCAGGGCCTTGATAAGGTTAACAGCGTAGTTGGCAGAGCAGAGGGCAATGCCCTGCTCAAGGCCATGGCTGATCAATTGCAACGGATACTGGAGGTATATCCGAACAGCCTGGTGGCGAGAAGGCAGGGGCCTCAATTTGGTGTATTTGTTCCTGATGTTGAGCAGGAGGGTGCGGAACAACTGGCGGAAGAGCTCTTTCGTCAGGTGCAAGTGGTTAACTGCAGCCATGACGAATGTGATTTGTACTTCAATATGGGCTTCAGCTTTCATCCGGAAATAAGCAATGGCCCAGAAATGTTGAGCGAAGCCGATGTGGCGCTGCGCCAGGCATTTTCGGAGGGTGTCAATCAATGGTGCCGTTTCAGTGATGTTAATGATGGTGAAGCACCGATTCTGGATAAACCGCTGAACGGCTGGCGCAGTTTTCTGGAGACCTGTATTGCAGAACAGCAACTGGCCCTGTTCTTTCAACCGGTTTTTGCTGGTGATGCCCAAACCAGAATCGGTCAGGAGATTTTTATACGTTTCAAGAATGGTGACGATTTGGTTTCCGCGGGTGTTGTAATCCCGATTGCTGAACGGTTAGGGCTGATGCCCAGGCTCGACCTGCTCATCCTTGAGAACCTTGTCAATATTCACAGATCAACTGCTTTGGCCGGCAAAGTAGTGGTTAATCTGTCTATTACGTCCATTCAAGATAATGACTTTCTGCAATCCCTTGAAAACCTGTTGTCAGCAAATAACAGTCTCGCGCAAGTATTGATTGTTGAAATTGCCGAATACAGTATGTCAGTGGATCCAGGACATATGCGTGATTTGCAAAAGCTACTGGCCAGGCATGGGGCTGCCTTAGCTATCGATCACTTCGGTTTGCGATCAGCCGCATTTGGGTACCTCGGCAGCTTGCCTTTGCATCATCTGAAGATACACAGAAGTTTTACCCGTCAGCTTGAGCAGAACCCGGACAATCAATTCTATATCAACTCTCTCAGACAGTTGGCACAAAACAGCAGTATGCAGCTCTGGGTAGAGGGTGTTGAAACCAGTGCAGAATTGCAGCAGCTGCAGGAAATTGGTGTTGATGCAATGCAGGGATATCTGCTTGGAAAACCATTGCCTGGGGACTGTTGA
- a CDS encoding transglutaminase-like cysteine peptidase codes for MQSLRLFFSTCQKRLKLLVCVLCLATFSLAAAQHFGLSEKLLSKIRHKYGAPAEARIRHWQNLIHENNNEQELTQLSIVNNFFNGARFVNDMEHWNKRDYWATPIEFLAHDAGDCEDFSIAKYFTLKEMGMDIAKLRITYVKAVELNQAHMVLAYYPTPDAEPLILDNINKSIKPASERNDLRPIYSFNANTLWLARTRNEQLKAGNPAQINFWKDLTERMKQELL; via the coding sequence ATGCAAAGCCTTAGGTTGTTTTTCTCAACTTGCCAAAAGCGTCTCAAACTTCTGGTTTGTGTGCTTTGCTTAGCCACTTTTTCATTGGCGGCTGCACAACACTTTGGCCTCAGTGAAAAGCTACTCAGCAAAATACGCCACAAATACGGCGCACCGGCAGAAGCACGGATTCGCCACTGGCAGAACCTCATTCATGAGAACAATAACGAGCAGGAACTCACCCAATTATCCATTGTGAATAATTTCTTTAACGGCGCACGTTTTGTCAATGATATGGAGCACTGGAATAAACGGGACTACTGGGCCACACCCATAGAATTCCTTGCGCATGATGCCGGTGACTGCGAGGATTTTTCTATCGCAAAATATTTCACTCTCAAGGAAATGGGCATGGATATTGCCAAACTCAGAATTACCTATGTGAAAGCTGTTGAGCTTAATCAGGCCCACATGGTGCTGGCATATTACCCAACACCGGATGCTGAACCACTGATACTGGACAATATTAACAAATCCATCAAACCTGCCTCGGAACGCAACGACCTGCGCCCTATCTACAGTTTTAACGCCAATACCTTATGGCTGGCCAGGACACGTAATGAGCAACTCAAGGCTGGCAATCCAGCCCAGATAAATTTCTGGAAAGACCTGACGGAGAGAATGAAACAGGAATTACTCTAG